The stretch of DNA AGTGTTCGAAAAGAGGGGTAACAGAAAGGTCTATTTGAGAGGTGTACCACGGGACTGAACGGGTTGTACAGTTGTTATTTTTTGTCCAAGGGTTTCAATACTTCGACTTTTGAACTCCCCTGTTCAGCCAGACGCATACCGCGACTTTTTGGCCATGTCTCTCTTTCCAGACGTTGCTCCAAGACAAATACACTCACCTTCCTTCGTGAACGCCTGAGACACTAACTCTCTTCGATTGGGGATATCGTTGTCCCTTGCCTCAACTCTGAGCTTGCTTTCTCCCCGACTCTGGACGTCTGCCGATCATTATTGGGCCCCGGCTTGACAAATTACTCTTACTGTACgttgtagtatgtacttgtggaGAGAGCGGGACGGGAAGCATCGGTAGTATCGGTAAGAAGACATGGGTAATCTGAAATATAGGCAATTATGAGACCCTATATTCACATGACCAGAAATATCGGCGGCAAAAgaagtcacatgactccATACTTCAATCTCAAATACCATTGTCGCTTGCCTCCATCTTGTTTAGGTTGCTGGGAGGTTGGCCCAACGATGTCTCACCATTAGACCAGATTTAGTCCAACCAACGATTTGGGCCGTTGATGGAGGGGGTATGAGCGGAGTGCGGGTTCTTTCTGTTTCCCGTTGCGGAAAAAGCATTAAAAAAAGCTGATTTtcaaataaaaaaagaaaattgCCTTCGACCAGATTTGAACTGATGATCTCAGCATTACTAGTGCTGCGCCTTACcacttggccacgaagGCGAGAGATACTTTCTTCCCCAAGGTGGAAATTACCAACCTTATTCactgtcacgtgactataGATTGCAAAGAATGTTTGGGGAGCCGATTTGTGCGCAAGGAGACGGTAAATGGCACTTTACTGATAGTTTTTGTAATGAAGAGAACGTCAACTCTCTAATACCCGTAAAATCTCATTCCATCAGCAACCGTTACCTGTAGATATGAGTCCTGATGACGATGCCATTTTCCAGTCGCAAAAATAAGGTTCATCACTCCGTCTTAATTACACCCTCGAATTTCATCTCGGCCATGCATCCCATAGTGCCTCAACCTGGCTCTGTGGCGGACAGTCAACGCAACACAAATATGGTGAAGCCGCGCTCCAAGGTGGAAAAGCCCTCCAGCAAGAAAAAAACGTCCGGCAAGGATAAATCCAAATCCGAGGAGGTGATGAAGGTGGAGCAACATGAGGGAGATGAGACGGAAGAACAGGttgaagagaaggagaaatccgaggaggtggagaagtctCCACAAGTGAACgtcaaagaagaagacactCCACAGGAAGCTCTCAACTCACCCGAGGTGTCTCAATCTTCGGAACTGGCCGAAAACACAGACTACATTGCTCTGACTTCTGCGCTGTCCATGCTTACGAGACAGCAAGAGACGAGCAAAAGAGACTTGGTCAAACTGTCGCAAATGAGACAGCAGGCGGTGGAGCAACCCGAGCAGTTTTTGGAAAAGGTCAAGAGCGGACAAGTGTCTTTCCCCAAGGCTCTCTATGTCACCATGGTTCCTTCAATCGACTGGAACCAGTACGACTTTGATAACCGAGAGTTGGACGCTGTTATCGGGCGTCAGAGAAAGGAGTCAGAAAAGggtgttgttgaagaggtTCCGTTGTTTAACCAGTAGTGGACTGTACACCAAGAGGCTACAGTACTCATCAAACAACAA from Yarrowia lipolytica chromosome 1D, complete sequence encodes:
- a CDS encoding uncharacterized protein (Compare to YALI0D10461g, no similarity); translation: MTMPFSSRKNKVHHSVLITPSNFISAMHPIVPQPGSVADSQRNTNMVKPRSKVEKPSSKKKTSGKDKSKSEEVMKVEQHEGDETEEQVEEKEKSEEVEKSPQVNVKEEDTPQEALNSPEVSQSSELAENTDYIALTSALSMLTRQQETSKRDLVKLSQMRQQAVEQPEQFLEKVKSGQVSFPKALYVTMVPSIDWNQYDFDNRELDAVIGRQRKESEKGVVEEVPLFNQ